The genomic stretch GATATGGTTCCCGGGTCCTGTTCGGTTATTTCTCCGATCAGAGCAGATTCGGCCACCCCCCTTTCCTTCAGTTTCTCCAGGAGGGAAGAAGCGCGATCGGAGGCCACGGCGATCAGCAGCCCTCCGGAGGTCTGGGCATCGGAGAGGATATCCAGCAGATAATCGGGAATAGCAGGGTCCGTCTTCAGGGAATGGTGACAAAAATTTCTATTGGCGTGGGTCCCGGCCGGCACCATGCCCATTTGGGCATATTCCAGGGCATAGGGAATGATCGGAACTTTAGAGGCATAAACAGTCATGGCGCACTTGCTGGCCTGGGCCATCTCCAGGGCATGGCCGAGAAGTCCGAAACCGGTGATGTCGGTGCAGCCATGGGCCCCTACTTCCTGCAGGGCCTCGGCCCCCTTCCTGTTGAGTTCGATCATGACGGCTATCATAGCCTCTTCCGCTTCCCGGGAGGCAAATTTTCCTTTCAAGGCCGTGGCGATGATACCGGTTCCGATGGGTTTGGTCAGGATCAGTCGATCCCCGGGCCGGGCCCCGGCATTGGCCATTACTTTGTCGGGATGAACGATTCCGGTTACCGAAAGGCCGTATTTTAATTCCACATCGTCCACACTGTGGCCGCCCACCAGCAGGGCCCCGGCTTCATGGATTTTTTCCAGCCCCCCTTTTAGAATCTCTTTTAAAACCGATTTATCCAGGGTCTTCTTGGGAAAACAAACAATATTCATGGCCGTTAAAGGCCGGCCTCCCATGGCATAGATGTCGCTCAAGGCATTGACGGCAGCGATCTGCCCGAACCGGTAAGGGTCGTTGACAATGGGGGTAAAAAAATCGAGGGTCTGGATCAGGGCCAGGTCGTCCCGTATTTTATAGACCCCGGCATCGTCG from Deltaproteobacteria bacterium encodes the following:
- the selD gene encoding selenide, water dikinase SelD: MGPGDLQEILADLPLETDPNLLVGRETSDDAGVYKIRDDLALIQTLDFFTPIVNDPYRFGQIAAVNALSDIYAMGGRPLTAMNIVCFPKKTLDKSVLKEILKGGLEKIHEAGALLVGGHSVDDVELKYGLSVTGIVHPDKVMANAGARPGDRLILTKPIGTGIIATALKGKFASREAEEAMIAVMIELNRKGAEALQEVGAHGCTDITGFGLLGHALEMAQASKCAMTVYASKVPIIPYALEYAQMGMVPAGTHANRNFCHHSLKTDPAIPDYLLDILSDAQTSGGLLIAVASDRASSLLEKLKERGVAESALIGEITEQDPGTISVLP